In Conger conger chromosome 12, fConCon1.1, whole genome shotgun sequence, one DNA window encodes the following:
- the uap1l1 gene encoding UDP-N-acetylhexosamine pyrophosphorylase-like protein 1 has translation MKTFEEAKTRLELLEQSHLLRFWSELSEEEKRTFLAELSQLNVEELQDHCRGATKAAFGQQTSPLDGLHQEMEPVPPEFIGGIKRSDQNTLVDWENEGILQISQNKVAVLLLAGGQGTRLGVPYPKGMYNVGLPSQKTLYHIQAQRIRKVQELAAGKCGSKCTVPWYIMTSEFTLDPTEKFFRENHHFGLEPSNVVMFEQRMIPAVGFDGKLFLQERGKIAMAPDGNGGLYRALLDNLILEDMERRGVEYLHVYCVDNILVKMADPVFIGFCVRKGADCGAKVVEKAYPEEPVGVVCRVGGVFQVVEYSEILPETAKLRGPAGELVYSAGNICNHFFTRDFLRSVTQQFQGDLKQHVALKKVPYLDEDGNLVKPSKPNGIKMEKYVFDVFQFSKKFVVFEVLREEEFSPLKNADGAALDTPTTARRSLLAQHYHWALAAGATFLDHQGAPIPLKPRTVQDDEPPAVCEISPLVSYFGEGLDHLLKDKAITCPFILDEVAAEKLKN, from the exons atgaaaacatttgaagaaGCAAAGACCCGCTTGGAACTCCTCGAGCAATCCCACCTTCTCAGGTTCTGGTCTGAATTAAGCGAGGAGGAGAAACGCACATTTCTGGCCGAATTGTCCCAGTTAAACGTTGAGGAACTGCAGGATCACTGTCGAGGCGCCACCAAAGCTGCTTTCGGCCAGCAAACGAGTCCTCTGGATGGGCTGCACCAAGAGATGGAGCCCGTTCCGCCTGAATTCATTGGCGGCATTAAAAGGAGCGACCAAAATACTCTGGTTGACTGGGAAAACGAAG GTATTTTGCAGATTTCGCAGAATAAGGTGGCTGTGTTGCTCCTGGCCGGTGGCCAGGGCACTCGCCTGGGCGTGCCGTACCCAAAGGGGATGTACAACGTGGGTCTGCCAAGCCAGAAGACCCTGTACCACATCCAGGCCCAGCGCatccggaaggtccaggaactGGCTGCTGGGAAATGCGGTTCTAAGTGCACAGTGCCCTG GTACATAATGACCAGCGAGTTCACCCTGGACCCCACAGAGAAGTTCTTCAGGGAGAACCACCATTTTGGTCTGGAGCCGTCCAACGTGGTGATGTTCGAGCAGAGGATGATTCCGGCCGTGGGGTTCGACggaaagctgtttctgcaggAGAGGGGAAAGATCGCCATGGCGCCAG ATGGAAATGGAGGACTCTACCGTGCACTGCTGGATAACCTGATCCTGGAGGACatggagaggaggggagtggAGTATTTGCACGTCTACTGCGTTGACAACATCCTGGTCAAAATGGCCGACCCTGTCTTCATTGGCTTCTGTGTGAGGAAAGGGGCGGACTGCGGtgccaag GTGGTGGAGAAGGCGTATCCGGAGGAGCCGGTGGGTGTGGTTTGTCGAGTGGGCGGCGTGTTCCAGGTGGTGGAGTACAGCGAGATCCTTCCAGAAACGGCCAAACTGCGTGGTCCGGCTGGCGAGTTGGTCTACAGTGCCGGAAACATCTGCAACCACTTCTTCACCCGGGATTTCCTGAGGAGCGTCACACA GCAGTTTCAAGGGGACCTGAAACAGCACGTGGCCCTGAAGAAGGTCCCGTACCTGGATGAAGATGGAAACCTGGTGAAACCCAGCAAGCCCAACGGCATCAAGATGGAGAAATACGTCTTTGATGTATTCCAGTTCTCCAA gaagtTTGTGGTCTTTGAGGTTCTGCGTGAGGAGGAGTTCTCGCCGCTGAAGAACGCGGATGGGGCAGCCCTGGACACACCCACCACTGCCCGGCGGTCCCTCCTGGCTCAACATTACCACTGGGCACTAGCCGCTGGAGCCACCTTCCtggaccaccagggggcgcccATTCCCCTTAAACCCCG GACTGTTCAGGATGATGAGCCACCTGCGGTGTGTGAGATCTCTCCACTCGTCTCCTACTTTGGCGAG GGACTGGATCATCTGCTGAAAGACAAGGCCATCACTTGCCCCTTCATTCTGGATGAGGTGGCTgcggaaaaactgaaaaattag
- the LOC133141911 gene encoding protein SET, with protein MSASAAKVSRKELNSNHDGADETSEKEQQEAIEHIDEVQNEIDRLNEQASEEILKVEQKYNKLRQPFFQKRSELIAKIPNFWVTTFVNHPQVSALLGEEDEEALHYLTRVEVTEFEDIKSGYRIDFYFDENPYFENKVLSKEFHLNESGDPSSKSTEIKWKAGKDLTKRAGQTQNKAGKKRQHEEPESFFTWFTDHSDAGADELGEVIKDDIWPNPLQYYLVPDMEDEEGEGEDDDDDDEEEEGLEDIDEEGDEDDGEEDEEDDDGEEGEDDGEDD; from the exons ATGTCGGCCTCGGCGGCGAAAGTGAGTCGAAAGGAGCTGAACTCAAACCATGACGGAGCGGACGAAACCTCCG AAAAAGAGCAACAGGAAGCCATCGAACACATCGACGAAGTACAGAATGAAATCGACAG ATTGAACGAGCAGGCCAGCGAGGAGATTTTAAAAGTAGAACAGAAATACAACAAGTTACGCCAGCCCTTCTTTCAGAAGCGGTCGGAACTGATCGCCAAAATACCCAATTTCTGGGTCACAACATTCGTCAATCACCCACAGG TCTCTGCTCTTCTCGGCGAGGAAGATGAAGAAGCTCTTCATTACTTGACCAGAGTGGAGGTGACAGAGTTTGAAGACATCAAGTCGGGTTACAGAATAGATTTT tacttCGACGAAAACCCATACTTCGAAAACAAAGTTTTATCCAAAGAGTTCCACCTGAATGAAAGCGGAGATCCTTCTTCCAAGTCTACAGAGATCAAATGGAAAGCGGGAAAG GACCTGACGAAGCGTGCGGGTCAGACGCAGAACAAGGCGGGGAAGAAGAGGCAACACGAGGAGCCCGAGAGCTTCTTCACCTGGTTCACCGACCACTCCGACGCCGGCGCTGACGAGCTGGGGGAGGTCATCAAGGACGACATCTGGCCCAATCCCCTGCAGTACTACCTG GTCCCGGACATGGAAGACGAGGAAGGGGAGGGCgaggacgacgacgacgacgacgaagAGGAGGAAGGTCTGGAGGATATTGACGAAGAGGGCGATGAGGATGacggagaggaggatgaagaggatgatgatggggaggaaggggag GATGACGGCGAGGATGATTAA
- the zdhhc12b gene encoding palmitoyltransferase ZDHHC12-B isoform X1 → MFKNVFGSGFLVRTAHVILTWVITLILFLHDTDLRRQEEAGQLVMPVLFVMLVLLSVLLYFAVSLMDPGFVLANDDGEAKLTLGASEEQQDMLCQSTKALRQRRCGHCLLQQPMRAKHCQTCKHCVRRYDHHCPWIENCVGERNHRWFVLYLGVQLLALFWGLFIAWSGFRPAPTWDLWLRGNGLLLGAASIVGVVSVVVVLLLGSHLYLISHNATTWEFMSRPRISYLRHCGADQNPFDRGAPANLWSFFCVWGTVAWEQMYFREPNDHA, encoded by the exons ATGTTTAAGAATGTGTTCGGGTCTGGGTTCCTCGTGAGGACTGCACATGTTATCCTGACATGGGTGATAACGCTGATACTCTTCCTCCACGACACGG ACTTACGGAGGCAGGAGGAGGCAGGACAGCTGGTGATGCCGGTGCTGTTCGTGATGCTGGTTCTGTTGTCGGTGCTGCTCTACTTCGCGGTCTCGCTGATGGACCCGGGCTTCGTGCTGGCCAACGACGACGGTGAGGCGAAG CTCACCCTGGGGGCCAGCGAGGAGCAGCAGGACATGCTCTGTCAGTCCACCAAGGCTCTCCGGCAGCGCCGCTGTGGCCACTGCCTACTGCAG caGCCAATGAGAGCCAAGCACTGCCAGACCTGTAAGCACTGCGTCCGTCGCTATGACCACCACTGCCCCTGGATTGAGAACTGTGTGGGAGAGCGGAACCACCGATGGTTCGTTCTGTACCTTGGGGTGCAGCTGCTGGCCCTGTTTTGGGGGCTCTTCATAGCCTG GTCTGGATTTCGCCCCGCCCCTACCTGGGACCTGTGGCTGCGTGGCAACGGGCTCCTATTGGGCGCTGCCTCCATTGTGGGCGTGGTTTCGGTTGTGgtggtcctgctgctgggttcaCACCTGTACCTGATCTCCCATAACGCCACCACCTGGGAGTTCATGTCCCGTCCCCGAATCTCATACCTGCGCCACTGTGGGGCAGACCAGAACCCCTTCGACCGTGGGGCCCCAGCCAACCTGTGGAGCTTCTTTTGCGTCTGGGGGACCGTGGCCTGGGAACAGATGTATTTCAGAGAGCCCAACGACCATGCCTAG
- the slc25a25b gene encoding calcium-binding mitochondrial carrier protein SCaMC-2-B isoform X2 produces the protein MLCLCFYVPVPGMDQAECEYFESNGLPSELKSLFKLSLFLPSQELSTYRKWRQKIVKAGDKDLDGQLDFDEFVHYLRDHEKKLRLVFKSLDRKNDGCIDSQEIMQSLRDLGVSISEQQAQKILKSMDKNGTMTIDWTEWRDYHLLHPADNIPEIILYWKHSTIFDVGESMLVPDEFTAEERKTGVWWRHLVAGGGAGAVSRTCTAPLDRLKVLMQVHASRSNSMSMLGGFANMLKEGGVRSLWRGNGMNVIKIAPESAIKFMAYEQIKWLIGTDQESLGILERFVAGSLAGAIAQSSIYPMEVLKTRLALRSTGQYGGIVDCAKHILRKEGMMAFYKGYVPNMLGIIPYAGIDLAVYETLKNSWLQRYATDSANPGVFVLLACGTMSSTCGQLASYPLALVRTRMQAQATQEGGPQMSMSGLFRHIVQTEGPTGLYRGLAPNFMKVIPAVSISYVVYEHLKTSLGVQSR, from the exons atgttgtgtttgtgcttttacGTGCCCGTGCCCGGCATGGACCAGGCTGAATGCGAATATTTTGAGTCTAACGGACTACCATCCGAGTTGAAGTCTCTGTTCAAGCTCAGTCTTTTCCTGCCTTCACAGGAATTGTCGACATATCGAAAGTGGCGGCAG aaAATAGTGAAAGCGGGAGACAAGGATCTGGACGGCCAGCTGGACTTTGATGAATTTGTACACTACCTGCGAGACCACGAGAAGAAGCTCCGTCTGGTGTTCAAGAGCCTCGACCGCAAGAACGATG GATGTATCGACTCCCAGGAGATCATGCAGTCGCTGCGAGATTTGGGAGTCAGCATCTCCGAGCAGCAGGCTCAGAAAATCCTAAAAAG CATGGATAAGAACGGGACGATGACCATCGACTGGACGGAGTGGAGAGACTACCACCTCCTGCACCCAGCCGACAACATTCCGGAGATCATCCTGTACTGGAAACACTCTACG ATATTCGATGTGGGAGAGAGCATGCTGGTGCCAGACGAGTTCACggcggaggagaggaagacGGGGGTTTGGTGGCGCCACCTGGTGGCGGGAGGGGGAGCTGGGGCTGTTTCGCGTACCTGCACTGCCCCACTGGACCGCCTCAAAGTGCTGATGCAG GTGCACGCATCGCGTAGCAACAGCATGAGCATGCTGGGTGGCTTCGCCAACATGCTGAAGGAGGGCGGAGTGAGGTCGCTATGGCGAGGGAACGGGATGAACGTCATCAAAATAGCGCCCGAGTCCGCCATTAAGTTCATGGCCTACGAGCAG atAAAGTGGCTGATCGGCACTGATCAGGAATCCCTGGGTATTCTGGAGCGCTTTGttgctggttccctggcaggAGCCATCGCCCAGAGCAGCATCTACCCCATGGAG GTCCTGAAGACGCGCTTGGCTCTGAGGAGCACGGGGCAGTACGGGGGCATCGTGGACTGTGCCAAGCACATCCTGAGGAAGGAGGGAATGATGGCCTTCTATAAGGGCTACGTCCCCAACATGCTGGGCATCATCCCATACGCAGGCATCGACCTGGCTGTGTACGag acTCTGAAGAACTCGTGGCTGCAGCGCTATGCCACAGACAGTGCCAACCCCGGCGTGTTCGTGCTGCTGGCCTGCGGCACCATGTCCAGCACCTGCGGCCAGCTGGCCTCCTACCCCCTCGCCCTGGTgcgcacacgcatgcaggcTCAAG CCACCCAGGAGGGGGGCCCCCAGATGTCCATGTCAGGGCTCTTCAGACACATCGTCCAAACGGAGGGGCCCACGGGGCTCTACAGGGGCCTGGCCCCCAACTTCATGAAGGTCATCCCAGCCGTGAGCATCAGCTACGTGGTCTACGAGCACCTGAAGACCAGCCTGGGGGTGCAGTCACGGTGA
- the slc25a25b gene encoding calcium-binding mitochondrial carrier protein SCaMC-2-B isoform X3 → MVAPPKDLQQKIVKAGDKDLDGQLDFDEFVHYLRDHEKKLRLVFKSLDRKNDGCIDSQEIMQSLRDLGVSISEQQAQKILKSMDKNGTMTIDWTEWRDYHLLHPADNIPEIILYWKHSTIFDVGESMLVPDEFTAEERKTGVWWRHLVAGGGAGAVSRTCTAPLDRLKVLMQVHASRSNSMSMLGGFANMLKEGGVRSLWRGNGMNVIKIAPESAIKFMAYEQIKWLIGTDQESLGILERFVAGSLAGAIAQSSIYPMEVLKTRLALRSTGQYGGIVDCAKHILRKEGMMAFYKGYVPNMLGIIPYAGIDLAVYETLKNSWLQRYATDSANPGVFVLLACGTMSSTCGQLASYPLALVRTRMQAQATQEGGPQMSMSGLFRHIVQTEGPTGLYRGLAPNFMKVIPAVSISYVVYEHLKTSLGVQSR, encoded by the exons aaAATAGTGAAAGCGGGAGACAAGGATCTGGACGGCCAGCTGGACTTTGATGAATTTGTACACTACCTGCGAGACCACGAGAAGAAGCTCCGTCTGGTGTTCAAGAGCCTCGACCGCAAGAACGATG GATGTATCGACTCCCAGGAGATCATGCAGTCGCTGCGAGATTTGGGAGTCAGCATCTCCGAGCAGCAGGCTCAGAAAATCCTAAAAAG CATGGATAAGAACGGGACGATGACCATCGACTGGACGGAGTGGAGAGACTACCACCTCCTGCACCCAGCCGACAACATTCCGGAGATCATCCTGTACTGGAAACACTCTACG ATATTCGATGTGGGAGAGAGCATGCTGGTGCCAGACGAGTTCACggcggaggagaggaagacGGGGGTTTGGTGGCGCCACCTGGTGGCGGGAGGGGGAGCTGGGGCTGTTTCGCGTACCTGCACTGCCCCACTGGACCGCCTCAAAGTGCTGATGCAG GTGCACGCATCGCGTAGCAACAGCATGAGCATGCTGGGTGGCTTCGCCAACATGCTGAAGGAGGGCGGAGTGAGGTCGCTATGGCGAGGGAACGGGATGAACGTCATCAAAATAGCGCCCGAGTCCGCCATTAAGTTCATGGCCTACGAGCAG atAAAGTGGCTGATCGGCACTGATCAGGAATCCCTGGGTATTCTGGAGCGCTTTGttgctggttccctggcaggAGCCATCGCCCAGAGCAGCATCTACCCCATGGAG GTCCTGAAGACGCGCTTGGCTCTGAGGAGCACGGGGCAGTACGGGGGCATCGTGGACTGTGCCAAGCACATCCTGAGGAAGGAGGGAATGATGGCCTTCTATAAGGGCTACGTCCCCAACATGCTGGGCATCATCCCATACGCAGGCATCGACCTGGCTGTGTACGag acTCTGAAGAACTCGTGGCTGCAGCGCTATGCCACAGACAGTGCCAACCCCGGCGTGTTCGTGCTGCTGGCCTGCGGCACCATGTCCAGCACCTGCGGCCAGCTGGCCTCCTACCCCCTCGCCCTGGTgcgcacacgcatgcaggcTCAAG CCACCCAGGAGGGGGGCCCCCAGATGTCCATGTCAGGGCTCTTCAGACACATCGTCCAAACGGAGGGGCCCACGGGGCTCTACAGGGGCCTGGCCCCCAACTTCATGAAGGTCATCCCAGCCGTGAGCATCAGCTACGTGGTCTACGAGCACCTGAAGACCAGCCTGGGGGTGCAGTCACGGTGA
- the zdhhc12b gene encoding palmitoyltransferase ZDHHC12-B isoform X2: MFKNVFGSGFLVRTAHVILTWVITLILFLHDTDLRRQEEAGQLVMPVLFVMLVLLSVLLYFAVSLMDPGFVLANDDGEAKLTLGASEEQQDMLCQSTKALRQRRCGHCLLQPMRAKHCQTCKHCVRRYDHHCPWIENCVGERNHRWFVLYLGVQLLALFWGLFIAWSGFRPAPTWDLWLRGNGLLLGAASIVGVVSVVVVLLLGSHLYLISHNATTWEFMSRPRISYLRHCGADQNPFDRGAPANLWSFFCVWGTVAWEQMYFREPNDHA, from the exons ATGTTTAAGAATGTGTTCGGGTCTGGGTTCCTCGTGAGGACTGCACATGTTATCCTGACATGGGTGATAACGCTGATACTCTTCCTCCACGACACGG ACTTACGGAGGCAGGAGGAGGCAGGACAGCTGGTGATGCCGGTGCTGTTCGTGATGCTGGTTCTGTTGTCGGTGCTGCTCTACTTCGCGGTCTCGCTGATGGACCCGGGCTTCGTGCTGGCCAACGACGACGGTGAGGCGAAG CTCACCCTGGGGGCCAGCGAGGAGCAGCAGGACATGCTCTGTCAGTCCACCAAGGCTCTCCGGCAGCGCCGCTGTGGCCACTGCCTACTGCAG CCAATGAGAGCCAAGCACTGCCAGACCTGTAAGCACTGCGTCCGTCGCTATGACCACCACTGCCCCTGGATTGAGAACTGTGTGGGAGAGCGGAACCACCGATGGTTCGTTCTGTACCTTGGGGTGCAGCTGCTGGCCCTGTTTTGGGGGCTCTTCATAGCCTG GTCTGGATTTCGCCCCGCCCCTACCTGGGACCTGTGGCTGCGTGGCAACGGGCTCCTATTGGGCGCTGCCTCCATTGTGGGCGTGGTTTCGGTTGTGgtggtcctgctgctgggttcaCACCTGTACCTGATCTCCCATAACGCCACCACCTGGGAGTTCATGTCCCGTCCCCGAATCTCATACCTGCGCCACTGTGGGGCAGACCAGAACCCCTTCGACCGTGGGGCCCCAGCCAACCTGTGGAGCTTCTTTTGCGTCTGGGGGACCGTGGCCTGGGAACAGATGTATTTCAGAGAGCCCAACGACCATGCCTAG